In Dryobates pubescens isolate bDryPub1 chromosome 31, bDryPub1.pri, whole genome shotgun sequence, one DNA window encodes the following:
- the DUSP11 gene encoding RNA/RNP complex-1-interacting phosphatase, with the protein MVGKSRVPERWTDYLPLGRRMPGTRFIAFKVPLKKSFDQKLPPEERFSPCDLLKKIKEQKEELGLIIDLTYTTRYYRPEELPATLCYSKILTMGHEIPNKQTIYQFKYVVKKFLEDNKDNDKLIGVHCTHGLNRTGYLVCRYLIDVEGMEPNAAIELFNRSRGHPIERTNYIQDLRRRAVQKNCGVERLDSGSFKDKSSAAASTKKQITRHHPHRSNQPPLAVPRLLPAQEEWQGKSECRSSSSARKSRQRGPKVQAHPRELAPGAAEQRQPCALAARNSQLTVPAEERRKGLCFSTQTPQYRPPQRSPAARKRKRRRKKPAETA; encoded by the exons ATGGTGGGCAAGTCCCGCGTACCGGAGCG GTGGACCGACTACCTCCCgctgggcaggaggatgccGGGCACCCGCTTCATCGCCTTCAAGGTCCCCCTGAAGAAG AGCTTTGATCAGAAGcttcctccagaggagagaTTTTCACCTTGTGACCTCCTTAAGAAAATcaaagagcagaaggaagagctggggctgatcATTGACCTCACCTACACAACTCGCTACTACAGGCCAGAG GAGCTCCCAGCCACGCTCTGCTACTCCAAGATCTTGACAATGGGCCATGAAatcccaaacaagcaaaccattTACCAGTTCAAATATGTGGTAAAGAAGTTTTTGGAAGACAACAAAGACAATG ATAAACTCATTGGAGTTCACTGCACCCATGGCTTGAACAGAACTGGCTACCTGGTCTGTAG GTACCTGATTGATGTCGAAGGCATGGAGCCCAACGCTGCCATCGAGC tgtTCAACAGGTCCCGAGGGCATCCCATAGAGAGGACCAATTACATCCAGGAccttaggaggagagctgtACAGAA GAACTGTGGagtggagaggttggactcaggCTCCTTCAAAGACAAatccagtgctgcagcaagcaCTAAAAAGCAGATCACCAGACATCATCCACATCGCTCCAACCAGCCCCCCTTGGCAGTGCCCAG gctgctcccagctcaggaggAATGGCAGGGGAAGAGTGAATGCAG gagctccagcagcGCCAGGAAGAGTCGGCAGCGAGGCCCCAAGGTGCAGGCACACCCCCGGGAGCTGGCCCCCGGCGCAGCCGAACAGAGGCAGCCCTGCGCTCTGGCAGCCAGGAACTCGCAGCTTACGGTGCCTGCTGAGGAGCGGCGCAAGGGACTTTGCTTCTCCACCCAGACCCCCCAGTACCGCCCACCACAGAGatctccagcagccaggaaacGCAAGCGCCGGCGTAAGAAGCCTGCGGAGACAGCCTAA
- the STAMBP gene encoding STAM-binding protein → MPAAMPDQAEAGLPPEERLRRLIQAGSAVEVNEDVPPRRYFRSGVEILRMAAVYAEEGNPEHAFILYNKYITLFIEKLPQHRDYKAAVIPEKRETVRKLKEVAFPRAEELKEELLKRYTKDYAKYKEQKKEKELEFARSLALQQQLEEERSRVALMKQQQAEQEQFQAFEEMIRRQELEKERLRIVQEFGKPEPRPEALDGPLIPGVEKPPTDLSPAVPASPVSPASPSAGTVSSRPPVVDRSLKPSALGSTNNSASLDVLRQVIVPRELCQKFLQLADANTVRGVETCGILCGKLMRNEFTVTHVIVPKQHAGPDYCNTESEEELFVIQDQHSLVTLGWIHTHPTQTAFLSSVDLHTHCSYQMMLPESIAIVCSPKYQETGFFKLTEHGLQEISSCRQKGFHPHPKDPPLFTTCNHVSVVERDVVLMDLR, encoded by the exons ATGCCCGCGGCCATGCCCGACCAGGCCGAGGCCGGCCTGCCCCCGGAGGAGCGCCTGCGGAGGCTGATCCAGGCGGGCAGCGCCGTGGAGGTCAACGAGGACGTGCCCCCCCGGCGCTACTTCCGCTCCGGCGTGGAGATCCTGCGCATGGCCGCGGTCTACGCCGAGGAGGGCAACCCCGAGCACGCCTTCATCCTCTACAACAAGTACATCAC gCTCTTCATAGagaagctgccccagcaccgTGATTACAAAGCTGCTGTCATACCtgagaagagagagacagtcaga aagctgaaggaagtagctttccccagagctgaagagctgaaggaggagctgTTAAAGAGGTACACCAAGGACTATGCTAAGTACAAGGAGCAGAAG aaggagaaggagtTGGAATTTGCACGCAGCTtggccttgcagcagcagctggaggaggagaggagccgAGTGGCCctgatgaagcagcagcaggcagagcaagagCAGTTCCAGGCCTTTGAGGAGATGATTCGCCgccaggagctggagaaggagcgCCTGAGGATAGTGCAGGAGTTTGGAAAGCCAGAGCCAAGGCCTGAGGCTCTGGATGGACCTCTCATCCCTGGTGTGGAGAAGCCTCCCACTGATCTAAGCCCAGCGGTTCCTGCCTCTCCAgtgtcccctgccagcccctcagcagGAACTGTCTCCTCCAGGCCTCCTGTTGTGGACAGGTCTTTGAAACCAAGCGCTCTGGGGAGCACAAACAACA GTGCCAGCTTAGATGTCCTTCGCCAGGTCATTGTCCCTAGGGAGCTCTGCCAGaagttcctgcagctggctgacgCCAACACCGTCAGGGGGGTGGAGACCTGTGGGATCCTCTGCGGTAAGCTG aTGAGGAACGAGTTCACCGTCACCCACGTCATCGTCCCCAAGCAGCACGCGGGCCCCGACTACTGCAACACCGAGAGCGAGGAGGAGCTCTTCGTCATCCAGGACCAGCACAGCCTTGTCACACTGGGCTGGATCCAT ACCCACCCCACACAGACAGCTTTCCTCTCCAGTGTtgacctgcacacacactgctcCTACCAGATGATGTTGCCTGAGTCCATTGCTATTGTGTGCTCTCCAAAGTACCAGGA GACAGGGTTCTTCAAGCTGACTGAGCACGGCCTGCAGGAGATCTCGTCCTGCCGGCAGAAAGGATTCCACCCACACCCCAAAGACCCTCCTCTCTTCACA ACCTGCAACCATGTGTCTGTGGTCGAGAGAGACGTGGTCCTGATGGATCTCCGATAG